In Aeromicrobium wangtongii, the DNA window GCGCTCAGCACGCTCATGCTCAGGGCCGCCAGGGCGATGCCTGTGGCAAGTCTGCGAATCGGTCGAACGGTCATGCTGCTCCCCTTCACGGCGAGCCCGGAACCACGACGTGACGCGGATCACAGGGCCGAGTCGAAGGTAACGCTGCCGCGGTGCCAGTGCAACTGCTCGTCGCTCAGCCGTTGAGCCAGACTGTCTCGTCCGGGTCCACCTGGCCTGCGGTGCCGGGGGTTCCGGTCCTGGCCAGGATCTGCGCGCCGGCCGGCAGGGGAAGCGGCGAGCCGCCCGGATTGGCCAGGACGGTCACCGCCCCCTCGTCCGACTCCACCCTGAAGGCCAGCACGTCGTGGGGCTGGTCGTCGAGCCACACGAGCCTGCCCCGTCCGAGCCGGTGCTTGCGGCGCAGGGCGAGCAGCTGGCGGTACAGCTCGAGCGTCGACCCGGGGACGTCGCGCTGCCGGTCGACGGCCAGATCGGCGTACTCGGGCGGCTGGGGGAGCCATGACCGCCCGCCGGGCCCGAACCCGTACGAGGGCGCGTCGCCCTCCCACGGGATCGGCACCCGGCACCCGTCACGTCCCTTCGACTTCCCGTCGGTCCGGGCGAACGTCGGGTCCTGCCGTGCCTCGTCCGGCAGCTGCGTCGCCTCGGGCAGACCCAGCTCCTCGCCTTGAAACAGGTAGGCGGACCCGGGCAGGGCCAGCATCACGGCGGTGGCCGCGCGCGCCCGCCGCAGGCCGAGGGCGGCGTCGGGCTGGGGATCGTCCGCGCCGATGCCCTCGATCCGCTGCAGCCCGGGTCGTTGCGGGTAGCCCAGCCGGGTCGCGTGCCGGACGACGTCGTGATTGGACAGCACCCAGGTCTGCGGTGCGCCGACGGCGTCCGCCTGGGCGAGTGAGTCGGTGATCGCCGCCCGCTGGTCGGCCGTCAGCCACGGGGTCATCAGGTACTCGAAGTTGAACGACTGGTGCAGCTCGTCGGCGCGGACGTACTGGGCCAGCGCGGGGCCGGGCAGCACCCACGCCTCGGCGCACAGGATGCGGTCGGCGTCCTGGCCCTCGATCGCGTAGGAGTCGGCCAGCCGGCGCCAGCTGCGGTAGATCTCGTGGACGCCGGGCTGGTCCCACATCGGAGCCAGCGCGGTCGCGTCGACGTTCGCGTCCAGCGTCAGGTCGGTGTCGGGCAGGTTCTCGTACTTGACCAGCCCGTGCGCGACGTCGATGCGGAATCCGTCCACGCCGCGGTCGAGCCAGAAGCGAAGGACGTCCTCCAGCTCGTCACGCACCTCGGGGTTGGTCCAGTCGAAGTCGGGCTGGGACCGGTCGAACATGTGCAGGTACCACTGCCCGG includes these proteins:
- a CDS encoding glycoside hydrolase family 13 protein — encoded protein: MRPGQQWWRDAVIYQIYPRSWADSDGDGIGDLPGITQRLPHLTYLGVDAVWLSPFYTSPQRDGGYDVADYRDVDPLFGTLADFDALTARAHELGLRVIVDIVPNHSSSDHPWFQAALASPPGSPERARYLFRDGSDGGRLPPNNWTSMFGGPAWTRITEADGSPGQWYLHMFDRSQPDFDWTNPEVRDELEDVLRFWLDRGVDGFRIDVAHGLVKYENLPDTDLTLDANVDATALAPMWDQPGVHEIYRSWRRLADSYAIEGQDADRILCAEAWVLPGPALAQYVRADELHQSFNFEYLMTPWLTADQRAAITDSLAQADAVGAPQTWVLSNHDVVRHATRLGYPQRPGLQRIEGIGADDPQPDAALGLRRARAATAVMLALPGSAYLFQGEELGLPEATQLPDEARQDPTFARTDGKSKGRDGCRVPIPWEGDAPSYGFGPGGRSWLPQPPEYADLAVDRQRDVPGSTLELYRQLLALRRKHRLGRGRLVWLDDQPHDVLAFRVESDEGAVTVLANPGGSPLPLPAGAQILARTGTPGTAGQVDPDETVWLNG